The genomic interval ataaactaaaattttgtattattaattatacaaatcaaCCTCAAtgatattaatgaaatataaatcataatttaaataatttttattttgttaaatatatttattatatttttattatttttattcaataatatattattttataaaaattcgaatttttgaatattaattttataattaatttataatgtaaattttaaattacaaaaatatttaataattaaataaattaaaatggaattttaatttaatctgaaattaataatgatttttagtttatttgttatttacatgattaaaatcaaatttttattacatttatcacatattactataattttaatatttataaattattatgtttaattgagTTATCAATATAATTCAGTACTAACTAATCCCATGAGTCCCCGggataatttcttttccaaaattaaCATTAGCTTGTGAGCTCGGAATAACTAAATCCCAATACTCTTGACAGAACTAAGCATGAGACtaggataaaattttttaaaaaaattctcatacaCCATCGAGTTATGCtaaaaaacattttgtttatttcgaTGAGATGGGTGGACGAACCATCCCAATTCGAAAGGTCTTCCTGCTATTTAGTATTACATCGATGGCTTCGCTTGCATCACCCGGCATCAATGGTTTTGATATGGAATTAATAGTATTTTTGGAATAATTACTAGtcaataagaatttttaataCGTTTTCCCTAAGATTTGTTAAATTAAGAATCAAGGGCAATTGTTTTTGGAAGTGCATTAATTGTGATCTATCCCACCACCACCGATTatgattcaattttgaaaGGTAAACGTAAATGTGAAAAtatgcttttattaaaatgtaacaacaaatttatataCAATGATGAATTAACTAATGTACCAATCTTTTAACATTCTTATGTCAAGTGTGCGTTTATATTCATAATATTATGTGCGGTTGAGAACTAACtatcttctttttattattattattttttatcttaatcaaGAGGTATTCAggaccatttttttttttattatttaataacttGCAATCACACATCCttataaaaaatcaacaagaaaatttAACACTAACTACAAGTGATGTGATACAAAAAGAGGAAACTGAAGCCGTCCaaatctttacataataaaGAGAGAATATATACGATTAATTGTAGAGCTTGATTTGGAAGGAAGATATTCATATGCAGGAGAATCTTCAATTTGAAAGCGGATCGTCGTAAGTTTTGAAAGGGATCACATCTTAATTTGTCCTGAATAGCTGGAAATCCAtactaaaatctttatattcaattaatCCTCTCAATTTCCTTTAGTATGATCCGtaattatctttatatttATACGTTATGCAATTAGTAAAATGAAATAGACTATTTAACTAGAATACTGGGTGGAGGTGTGAACAAACATTGTGAAATTGATATTACACgcacatatatataaagtatgtgaaagaaaatttctataattttatttggaatttTCCTTGAACCGTTTAGCGCTATGCTTGGTTTTCTTGTCTAAGTTAGATCGGCCTCTTTTATACTTATTATTTTCctaattatttagttatagtTACGGGATAAATGTTctttttagtatttaaaattttaaaaattactacaAAATGTCAATATCGTATATGTTTTCGTTAAAAtcaagttaattattttgaagtttttacATGATGCATTTCatgtttgtttgaattttaagttatattagataaaaagaaaattaattttttttaaaaaaaaaaaattaagtccaAAAGTAATGACAAAGACGTTCTAAATAATCAAAAAGAAGAGGACTAACAGGATAATTGGCCCAACCCCTGCCAGGACCAAAGGGGAATTTTACCTTTTGCAGGAAAGAAAATCCCAACAAGGAAAGCaactcctctataaatatgtCAATCTGATTACTCGGTAGCCACAATCCCCATTCAGTTCTCAGTTCAAGAAAGAACAAACAGTTGCTATctaaatcataataaaatcatGGCAAGAATTGCCAATCTCTTGTTGGCACTCTCTGTTttatgcattatgggcatggCCAAAGCAGGCACAATCACTGAGCTACCTAGTCATAATGGTGACTCAATCTTCATTGAAACATCATGCAAATCCACCAGATATCGCACAGTCTGCGTGCAATCTCTCTTGCCTTACGCCTACAAAATCCAACGAAGCCCGCTGCAGATGGCGCTGGAAGCCTTGTCCGTGAGCCTCTCCAGGACTAAGTCCGCAGACTCATTTGTGTCAAATCTTGTAAAACACAAGGACTTGAAGCCAAGGGAGCAACAACCAATTGACGACTGCCTGCAGTTGATGGGTGATTCGATTGACCGGCTTAGCAAGTCGGTTCAAGAACTGAGAGGAATCAGTGGAGCAAATGATCGTGACTTTTTGTGGCACATTAGCAATGTTCAAACATGGGTTAGTGCTGCTTTGACTGATGATGATACTTGTCTTGATGGGCTGGCCGCCTTGGATGGTGAGGTGAAGGATTCCATTAGGACTAGGGTTTCAAATGTTGCTGAAGTCACCAGCAATGCACTTGCCTTGGTTAACCAGCTTGCCAAAACACATTTAGAATAACGGTGAATGTTTGttgatatttgataataaaGCTTTATTGCATTTGAATTTGGGTACTTTAATTTATGACCTCAGTTCATTTGCGATTTTGAACAATATCGTAATAtgtattatgattttttattttttattttttattaatattatataactttccatatttttgtgtgtgtagAATTTCAGTTTTCCACCTAGTCTACAAACAGATGTTCTTCTAACAATGGGTCTCCcattatttaagaaattaattaccaatcatatatacacacacacttgACAAAAACTTGAACTATGATCCTTGGCCTTGACATCTCTTCAATGCTCCTCTTGCGCTCAAACGGTGTACTCAATCTAAGTCgcattaatgaaaataaatctcaaTACTCAATGTTTGCCAATCAATTCATAGATATTTGGTTGATTAATTTTGGTCCATaatcaaattcttcaatttataattgtattattttgtatACGTTTTGTGTTGTCAGTTCACAAAGGGGAGTGAATCAAAGATACGAAAGAACTAACAACCATCATGAACTGGCCCACGTATGATCGATCAAAGCCATTGGCGAAGAATTTGCTTTCGCTGGCAGAGATCAGAGGAAATGATAATCTCGCCAATggattattaaataaactaaacaTTACAATCATAATCATTGTATACCTAAAGATTATTTGtcagattaaaaaaagaacCATACGCGTCCATTCCTTATTAGCTTGTTattgttatgaaaatatttttctatataaGACGTATCATGGTACcctttttttatgtatatatcATAATCCGCAATTATGTTCACGTTTACAAATTCAATAATGATAAAGgaattatagtttttctttttttaaaaaaaaaaaagaaaagaaaactcatgaattattattttatttagaacaATTCTATACGCAACAACTGTATCGGATACCTAATTTCTTTTCCACCCCCGGAAGAAAAAATCAGTGAGCTAGGTTGGCGAAATAAAAGGTTGGAATGATTTAATTTGGTAGCAAAGCCAGAAAATTGACCTAAATCAATTGGTCACATGCTACGGAGACAGATGGATACCTAGCTTGTCCAATGTTTTATTAGTgcattactttttatttaattaaacatgcGCTAACTACACTCTATACTTTTTTATCTATAGTGTATTAatgtttgaaataaagaaaaaaaaatatggagatgcagtttgtttaattaaataggTTAGAGAAActattttatccaaaattttagtttagaTAGTGATGCAGCgaaagtttaatgttcaaaatattccgttgattctaAAGAATAccggaacaaaagaacaactaaattcacgttgattcaaaagaataccgcgaacttaggggttaagactcgttgattccgtagaataccgagaattaactaaactcaaatactcacaaagagatttgaaaattgaaaatattattgaaatcgAACATATATATTCCAAAAGATACAAAagacacttatttatactaactAAGAGACTTATCATAATTTGattagaaaacctattttaataagacttatacctaaattaggaatattacTCAAATAAGCAATGCctaaacaataaaactctaaataggaaaccaaattaaagtagaatacaaattaattaaaatattcctaaatattataaatttaaatctaattaagatttcttcaatttcttgctctgcaTCATTCCCGCCAGGCTTGAGAGAATTCGTCCTCGAATTTTGTATGTTGTAGTCTTCAAGAACATCTTCATGTGCAtaaggattaatttttaaaacagaGCTTCGACATAGACAAcgaactttaaattttccaacttttgtaaTAACGTCCATCCAATCAGGGGCGGATCTCAGGAGAAAATTTAAGGGGGGccaaatttaaacttataattttgatacTATTAGAAGTAATAAATTACAACGAGACCAAATCATCCAAAAAATAGTAAGATActaaatgaaaacaattttacatttataattcattaaggAAGATGATTACAAAGCAAAAGAGCCTCCACCCATACAAAATTTCAAGTCTTAAAGTACTGAAgctatcaaaagaaaataaaaaacttaaacaGAAACCATCATAACTATAAAGGGAAAAAGCTTCCTCAAGCAACAAAATATTCTTAACATAAGATACTAAACCCACCAAAATCAGGATCTCCAACATTAAAATGGAATACGACGTTCTTTCATATCTCGAAACTCGTTGACTATTGATTcaatacttaatttttctgCAATTTCCCTTTCAATGTACATAATCAATGAATCTGTAAGAAATTCATCCTCCATTTTATTGTGAAGTCTTGTCTTTACTATACGCATAGCCGAAAATGATCGTTCTGTAGTTGCAGTAGACACTGGAAGAGTTAGCACAAGAACAATTATTCTATAGACAAGGGGGAATATTGTTGCTTTTCTAGTACTAACCAACCATTGGCTCAAGTCAGAAATGGTCGACAAACTTTTGAACTCTGGATGTTGAACTACATTATACTCATAATGCTCAagttggatttttaaattcattttatcaaCGTCTGTAAAATCTGCTAGATAAAACTTGTCAGCCAATTGACAAACATCACCAATTCTAAATGACTCCCTACATTCACGAGGATCAAGTGCTGAACTAAGTATAAGCAATTGCACTGAATGTTCATTAAATCGACTACTTAACTCTTGTAATTGGCAATCTATAAcaacataaaacaaatttacccTATAATGTTCAGCAACAGTGAAGTTATCTTCTTGACGCCGAGCTCGACCTTGTCTTGCAACATACTGAGCATTCATTTCTGGAATATCTATATTTCTAACCTCACAAaatgatttcacttgattaaGCAAAGTAATCCACCCATCATCTCTAAATTTCTGTATAAGTGCTTTAGTTGATGAAACAAGATGCTTAGCATGTAAAATATCTTGAGATTTAGATTGCAAAGCTTGGCAAAGTATATCAGTGATTGCCATAATTTCTTTCATGAGGTGCAAGATAAAAACAAACTCAAAACTAGTCATTGCCTCATATGCAGCATCAACATCTCCTCGTTGGAAAGCATTAGTGCCAtcttcaataatattaagtAGAACAGAACATGTTGCATTGAACATTGTTATTAAATTGGAGACTGACTTGAAGTGAGAACTCCATCGAGTATCCCCAGGCCTTTGTAAAGTGCCAATTTGATTAAGCCCTCTCCCACTCTCAAGCTCATCAATGGAAATCATGTACTCAATGTCAGTAGCTTGAGCACATTTCAGTTCTTCATTGCGCTTACAAGAAGCACCAACAATATTCACAACCGAAGACAGTTTAGTAAAGAAATGATGAATAGGAACAATCTCATGAGATACTGCAACTAAAGCCAATTGTAGTCGATGGGCCAAACAATGAATGTAGTAAGCATATGGAcaatctttcaaaattaaagctTGTAAACCATTCCACTCACCCCGCATGTTACTTGCACCATCATATCCTTGCCCTCGAATATTTTGaatacttaaattattatgaGACAGTAGAGAGTATATCCCATCTTTCAAAGTCACTGCAGAAGTGTTAGAGACATGAACAAGTCCAAAAAAACGTTCTCGCACAAAACCATCTTTGTCAACAAATCTCAAAACTACAGCCATTTGTTCTTTCTTCGATTCATCACGTGATTCATCTACAATTAAACAAAACTTTGCATCACCTATTTCTTCACGAATTGCCTTTTTTACTTTCATGGAAAAGACatgtaaaatttctttttgaatatttggTGATATATAGGAGGCATGTTTTGGAGCTTTATCAAGTATAACATCTGTAATCTTTTCATTATTAGAGGCAAATGCTTTAAGTAATTGCAGAAAATTTCCAcgatttaatgaatttttgcTCTCATCATGGCCTCTAAAAGAACAACCTTGAAAAGCTAAGTATCTAATTGCTTCAACTGTAGTCTTTAACCGCAgtctattattttcaatttcatgagaggaataacaattaaataccTGTGGCAGATGCTGAGATTGCCTCATCAAATCCTCACATGATTTTTCAGCCTTTTTATGAGATGAATTCAGATCCTTTTCCACATGATTAAGGAAGGCACAATTTTTCCCATCTTTAACCTTTCTCCAGACATTAAACCCATTAACAGTATAAGCCTTACATtttggatgtgcagatggtgTATTAAAGAGATAACATGGTAGACAAAAAGCAGCATCTTTTATAGGTGAATATTCCAACCAAGAAGGAAAAGAATCGAACCATGAAGATTGAAAACGACGACGGTGCTTTTCTGGTCCAGATTTGGGATACTCTGAAATTCTTGGTTGATATGGACCGGCCATTATGTATGCTCTACGAATTTCATCCCGTTGATTAACATCATGAACCCATATTTGTGGACGCAACCCTGGATCACGCTCCAAAAGTTTAGTAATAACTGGATCTGTCTCAATTCTTTGAGCTTTTAAAGGTGGATTTCCAAAATTTGGTGAATTGGTAAGTGAGACTTGtgaattttcaatatttggaGATTTGGTATTGGCTTCtgcatttttccttttgaagtattgattaatttttgatGGCTTACTCATGTTTGCTGCTGGGAAATTTAGGGATTTCGGTTGAGTTGCAGGTGATTTTTGAGATATGATATTCGCGATCGCGATTTTTGGCTGATGTTCTGAGTTTTGTGgctgatttcttttttcttttttgttttaatcatTTTGATGGCATTGTAAGTGGCTTTAGTGGGCTCTCGGGCtgtataaaatcaaatattttaacgaaagtttgctttcattttaaaaataaaagttgtttTAATCATTTTGATGCCATTTTAAGTGGGCTCTCGGGCTGCATAAAATCAAACACTTTAACGaaagtttgatttctttttaaaaataaaagtgggCTTTTGggattatttaattgttttaattattttacttttaggtttataaaattacaatattatctaatttataactttatatattaattgtacAGGGGCCAATGTAGACATTTCAcataaattattcatatttcatttacaaatttcaaaatattttaaaatcttggGGGGGCCATGGCACCCTTTGGTCTTATAGAGGGTCTGCCACTGCATCCAATCACTCCAATAgcgtaaaataaattcttctatCAACAACTTCTCTAATAATGTCTTCTCATATTGTTCGTGTCGAACTTCAACATAGTTGAGgaaaaacaatttcttttcataatccattaattgttgaaaaatatcacaactctTATTGTCTTCTTTTGGCAAATCAAGAGAACAACAAGAGATTGTATCAACAACTATCTCTCTTTCCTCCACAAGATCAAAAGATGGATGAACCATTACCTCTTCTCGTCCCACAATATCAAGATACTCATCAAATTTCGGCAATTGATCCAAATCAATGTCTTTGTATTGAGGATTTGTTGTAGACACGAATGACCAATTAATATTCTCCTCGGAAGGAATAATATTGTCGAGAGAAACAAAGTTACCATTTTCCTCATTATCCTCATAACAAACATCATCATGAACAACTTCATCGAATCCATATGTCTGCTTTACGTGTAAAGATTTTCTATCTCGAAGTTTCTCTAAATCTTGAGAAATCAAACGTAAAATCCTCAACATCCTATTTAATACTTCTTTCAAGACAAAATCTTCACGGCGATGTTGTCGTTtcatgaatcaattttttttttttagatttgaagCTAAATGGAAAaatcaaaaagggaaaaaaggaaaagtttgGTGGTAGATGGAGTTAGATTGGTGATACCAGgttttggctctgataccaagctgatgcagcggaagtttaatgttcaaaatattccgttgattctagagaataccaaaataaaagaacaactaaattcacgttgattcaaaagaatacagcgaatttaggggttaagactcgttgattccgtagaataccgagaattaactaaactcaaatactcacaaagagatttgaaaattgaaaatattattgaaatcgAACATATATGCTCCAAAAGATACAAAagacacttatttatactaactAAGAGACTTATCCTAATTTGattagaaaacctattttaataagacttatacctaaattaggaatattacTCAAATAAGCAATgcttaaacaataaaactctaaataggaaaccaaattaaagtagaatacaaattaattaaaatattcctaaatattataaatttaaatctaattaagatttcttcaatttcttgctctgcaTCATTCCCGCCAGGCTTGAGAGAATTCGTCCTCGAATTTTGTATGTTGTAGTCTTCAAGAACATCTTCATGTGCAtaaggattaatttttaaaatagagcTTCGACATAGACAAcgaactttaaattttccaacttttgtaaTAACGTCCATCCAATCACTCCAATAGCGTAAAACAAATTCTTCTATCAACAACTTCTCTAATAATGTCTTCTCATATTGTTCGTGTCGAACTTCAACATAGTTGAGgaaaaacaatttcttttcataatccactaattgttgaaaaatatcacaactctttttgtcttcttttggCAAATCAAGAGAACAATAAGAGATTGTATCAACAactatctctctctcctccATAAGATCAAAAGATGGATGAACAATTACCTCTTCTCGTCCCACAATATCAAGATACTCATCAAATTTCGGCGATTGATCCAAATCAATGTCTTTGTGTTGAGGATTTGTTGTAGACATGAATTGCCAATTAATATTCTCCTCGGAAGGAATAATATTGTCGAAAGGAACAAAGTT from Citrus sinensis cultivar Valencia sweet orange chromosome 9, DVS_A1.0, whole genome shotgun sequence carries:
- the LOC107178608 gene encoding 21 kDa protein-like, which produces MARIANLLLALSVLCIMGMAKAGTITELPSHNGDSIFIETSCKSTRYRTVCVQSLLPYAYKIQRSPLQMALEALSVSLSRTKSADSFVSNLVKHKDLKPREQQPIDDCLQLMGDSIDRLSKSVQELRGISGANDRDFLWHISNVQTWVSAALTDDDTCLDGLAALDGEVKDSIRTRVSNVAEVTSNALALVNQLAKTHLE
- the LOC127899719 gene encoding uncharacterized protein LOC127899719, whose amino-acid sequence is MSKPSKINQYFKRKNAEANTKSPNIENSQVSLTNSPNFGNPPLKAQRIETDPVITKLLERDPGLRPQIWVHDVNQRDEIRRAYIMAGPYQPRISEYPKSGPEKHRRRFQSSWFDSFPSWLEYSPIKDAAFCLPCYLFNTPSAHPKCKAYTVNGFNVWRKVKDGKNCAFLNHVEKDLNSSHKKAEKSCEDLMRQSQHLPQVFNCYSSHEIENNRLRLKTTVEAIRYLAFQGCSFRGHDESKNSLNRGNFLQLLKAFASNNEKITDVILDKAPKHASYISPNIQKEILHVFSMKVKKAIREEIGDAKFCLIVDESRDESKKEQMAVVLRFVDKDGFVRERFFGLVHVSNTSAVTLKDGIYSLLSHNNLSIQNIRGQGYDGASNMRGEWNGLQALILKDCPYAYYIHCLAHRLQLALVAVSHEIVPIHHFFTKLSSVVNIVGASCKRNEELKCAQATDIEYMISIDELESGRGLNQIGTLQRPGDTRWSSHFKSVSNLITMFNATCSVLLNIIEDGTNAFQRGDVDAAYEAMTSFEFVFILHLMKEIMAITDILCQALQSKSQDILHAKHLVSSTKALIQKFRDDGWITLLNQVKSFCEVRNIDIPEMNAQYVARQGRARRQEDNFTVAEHYRVNLFYVVIDCQLQELSSRFNEHSVQLLILSSALDPRECRESFRIGDVCQLADKFYLADFTDVDKMNLKIQLEHYEYNVVQHPEFKSLSTISDLSQWLVSTRKATIFPLVYRIIVLVLTLPVSTATTERSFSAMRIVKTRLHNKMEDEFLTDSLIMYIEREIAEKLSIESIVNEFRDMKERRIPF